The stretch of DNA gagagggtggatATGGTGGATGGGGAAATGGGGGAGACTGGTTCAGAACcagagtgagaggaggaagaacctgagactaaaacaaagaaaaacaaacagaaatgagtCAAATTCATATTCGCAgtaaggaagaagaagagatgaattaaaaaaaaggaggaggctCATTTGATGCTCTCACCATTACATGAGAAACAATTGTGTTGTAACTCTCTTCACTGACAAACACCTTGTATgtccgtgtatgtgtgtgcacacgtaCCTGTGTCAGGATCACTGAAGTCAGGCAGAGTCATTGCGTTGAGCTGTCGCCTGTCTGCTATGGCTCTATCCAACAGGCTGCTCCCACGCCCCGAGTCACTGccgcaaacacacatgtacagtatgtgcacagtggacacacactcagacagaatAATGGTGTGCATTCCCTTAGTTAAGCTCTAAATCCAAGAAagaataaatgtttgttttttttattactcaGTCACCTTCTGTCTTCTTATGTAACTTCAATGTAAATCTTAGCAATTTATATTAATCTTAAATGTGTGTAACTACATGGCACAAAacatacaatatataaaaactCAATAACTCAATAAATGTCTCTCGGCAGAAATCATGGGCCATAACTGCTAATGATAAAGGAAGAGGATTCACAGAGGactggtatgtgtgtgtgagtgtacctGGGGTTGGTGAGGTTATAAAAACTCTTCCAGATCTGCAGCATGTGTTTACAAGTGAGCAGGGCCTCCTCTGGTCCTCTACACATCGACTCCAACTTCACCTTGGTGTACAGCAAACTacaatatacacatatatatatgaggTTTAGTCTGCTAACTTCAACCACAGCACACTTGAATGAAACTTTGTAGTGCCTACTTGAAGTTCTCAGGGTACTCAGACAGAGCCATTTCTATAATGTTGAGTGCATCATGGTAGTGTTTCTGGGCAGACAGAAGCAGGGCCAGGAGATGAAGAGAATGGACATCATCTCCTTGAAGCTGCAATGCCTGTCGAACGTAGCCTAGTGCCTCTGGGatctacacgcacacacacacacacacacacatataactaCAGGTTTTCACAAGAATTGGGATGGAAATGACAGATGTGTGAATCATCGATATTCTGACTTTCATGTCTCAAATGTCTGTGATTTTGACATGAACAGAGTGATTTCATCTTGCTATTAATATACATTATGGTACCTGTCTGGACACTGCAAGCTGTAGTGCCAAGTAAAAGGCTGCTAGATGGTCAGTAGGTGACAGACTTTGAGCTCTAGAGGTGAAGAGAAAGATATAAAACATTACTATATGAATGAAACTTTAAAGATCCCTTTGGGGAAATTTGGTCATTGTAGCAGTGAAAAAATGAGCAAACACAAAGGTAACTAAATGGAAATCAAAAAACCCCCTGTTgataagctaaaaaaaaacagcctagCAACCCTAAATTGGTCCTGTCTGACAAAAAGCAGTTTGTATTGTGACgaaggaaaatgtgacacagCAACATGGTAAAATCCAAACCTTTGGAAGGCTCCCAAAGCTTTCCTCTGGtactcctcctgtgtgcttCGCAAGGAGGCTGAAGACAAACAATCAGATAATTATACAATAATTCTATTTATGAAACCCAGCATTTATATGAGAAGTAGTCTGTGATACGTGGCTAGATGTcccatgtaaaaacacacacacatgacttcAAGCCTGAACAAGCTGTATTGTAAGTACTTACCGTCAGTAGCTTTGAGGCTGTAAACCAGACCTATGGCCAAGTATCCTTTAGCTCTGAATTCAGCTGCTTTCTCTCCCATGTCAACCACCATCTTTGCAAAGTATTCCCCTTCATCCAACTGAATTAGGGAATAGAGCGATAAAAATgttaaacagagacagagagctcaGGGGACAGCTACAGAAGCTGAGACCCTGTTTGGTTTCCTCACCCAGTGCAGAGCTCCTATGCACAGTTTGACAGCCAGCAGTGGGATGGTGGGGTCATCAGGCTTCAGACGGATACACTCCTTGAGGACTTTCACAGCGCGAGCTGATTTGCCGGCTGCCATTAGCGACAAGGCGAGCTGGTACCACAAATGGAACTCCTCAAAGGCAAACTTCATGGCTCTCTCCAAACACTTGAGTCAACAAGACACATTTATAAAtcacatgaaaatattatctttaaATGATAGATAGATGATAGATCTGCAATGTTATGTGTGTATACTAAGGATTTGAAATTCAATATGTTTCACTATGATTGTGAATGTTTCACCTCTGACAGCATCTCATACTGCCCCCTTCTGCCCAGAGCTATAGTCAGCAGGTCGTACACCACAGAGGCAGACTGAAGGCTGATGATTCGGTCATTGTTGTGCTCAGGAATCCTGCTCAAGACGGCGTCACGGttagcctgaacacacacaagatACAAGATGCAACCATGACAAGATTTACAAAGTTAAACATAGTGTCTACCTCACAGGGCGTCTTACCATTGACTCactgatgagcagcagcagcaaagcttCTTCTGTGTTCTCCTGAGGACAGAACAGGCTGGGAGGAGAGAGATGCAGCAGAGAGCATGAGGAGAGCTGCTGGCAGAAAAATACGCTGCcaacacatttcattttttaaatactCCCAGTTTAGCatcaacaaacacactcacttctcTCCCGAGTACACTCGTGGGCGCCGGCTTAGGCTGTAGTTCTTGCTGAGAGTGTGTCCTTGCCGTGTGGGATCGTCCAGTGGCGACACTGTGGGTGGGTCTTCCAGAGGAGACCAGTAACTCTGTTCACACATTCCTCTGAGCAAGATCTCTGCGAGCTGTCTGGCTATGGTCTGCatgcacaaaataaacacatttggaaaaatattttcttctctgAAGTTCTAATAAAAAAACCAAATGATTCCTCACCATACGCAGGTTCTGGGTGGTTCTGGTCTCAACAGCCCGAAGAATCTCCCGAAACCTGCCCACGCCATGTGTCAGGTTGCTATAGCATTGGTGACAGGAAAAGGTAAATCAGTGTATACAGATGGTGCTTCTGTacactacaacaccaacagtcttCATGCTTTGTTTCATGCTTTTGTTAGCTGTGTGTTATTCAGTCCACAAAACCATTTCTTACAATCTTAACAGCTGAAGCTATGTGGGCACTGTTGGTAATACTTTGGGCTGCACCCACTACTTAGCTATGTTCACACTTTTGTGCATTTATGCACGTCAGCAGCTTTTAAATACATCAACTGCTAAGTGGGTGGAAAGTACCCACAAAGGGCCGATGATTTCTGTTAGGGcaactaaatttaaaaaaaaaaaagttcagcaACAGCAGTGTAAATCCTTTTACTCTGCTTAAAGTCTTATCTCTGGTCCTTTTGAGTCTGTCTCTGACATCTGAAAATCCAGTGATCTACCCCAACCTTTCATCCTCATTTACCCATTCTTGAAGTGGATGACGTGGGCTCTCTGTAGGCCTGTCTCCAGGAAGTAGCCCAGCTCCTGGTCCTGAGCTGCTGGACCAGGTTTTGGGCTGCGGTTCTGAATCCCTGCTGACAACGCCTATGGATATGCAAGaataaacagagacagaaaagatTTTTCCCCCCTGAAGGAACCAATTTATGTTTTGGGCAATTATTGTGGGGAAGATCAATTGCTTCAAAATGTAATTCTTTACCTGCTCACTATGTGCCTACATCTTATGGTGCTGTCTTCATATTGTGGTCATTAATAGCACCATTTTCATTGTAACTTCAAATCACACCCAGAATCTCACAACTTTTTGATGAATTCAGGAAATATTTATCACACTCTTCTCTACCCATGTGCTGAGACTGATTTGTCTCCTTCAGTCTTTTACAGCAGTTTATTTTGCCAGCTAAGACGCATCTCCAAATAAGAGACCTGCTTGCCAGTTGGCTATCATGAGCAGCAACACATTAGTCAAACTCTTACACTGTTAGCAGAATATTCATCAAACACCCACAATGATGGCAGTACTCTAGAGAGTACAGGTGCTAACAAGATATTTGGTGAGTGCTTGTGTGAAAGTCCATTAGATAGATACCATGATTTTAcatgatcaaacacacacacacacacacaccttctcagCCTCCTGCAGGTAGAGCAGGGCAATGTCCCCAGACTTTTCATAGCAGGTGAT from Parambassis ranga chromosome 22, fParRan2.1, whole genome shotgun sequence encodes:
- the ttc7b gene encoding tetratricopeptide repeat protein 7B isoform X2, with protein sequence MTARKSGSRLETEIERCRSESQWDKIPELVRQLSAKLISNDDLGELLLGECKLQTYLKENPIKQGASPRGQRPKLVEVRKHLTAALDRGNLKADYIQEASLLMAKLCYVEGEYRDALGHYSRVNLDDMQLVGAPVYRLSMIAEAYATKGLCLEKVPAASPSLSNKNTGSPSSNRSTTDNREQEIITCYEKSGDIALLYLQEAEKALSAGIQNRSPKPGPAAQDQELGYFLETGLQRAHVIHFKNGNLTHGVGRFREILRAVETRTTQNLRMTIARQLAEILLRGMCEQSYWSPLEDPPTVSPLDDPTRQGHTLSKNYSLSRRPRVYSGENLFCPQENTEEALLLLLISESMANRDAVLSRIPEHNNDRIISLQSASVVYDLLTIALGRRGQYEMLSECLERAMKFAFEEFHLWYQLALSLMAAGKSARAVKVLKECIRLKPDDPTIPLLAVKLCIGALHWLDEGEYFAKMVVDMGEKAAEFRAKGYLAIGLVYSLKATDASLRSTQEEYQRKALGAFQRAQSLSPTDHLAAFYLALQLAVSRQIPEALGYVRQALQLQGDDVHSLHLLALLLSAQKHYHDALNIIEMALSEYPENFNLLYTKVKLESMCRGPEEALLTCKHMLQIWKSFYNLTNPSDSGRGSSLLDRAIADRRQLNAMTLPDFSDPDTVSGSSSSHSGSEPVSPISPSTISTLSSPLSSPSSPVFILQPPPLPPPKKPPSFLPASPSSISPPPTKTRTHSFCNHVTLRQLSSSCSVHATSIAASRVEQALSEVASSLQSSAPKHGPLHPWMTLAQIWLHAAEVYISMSKPAEATACTQEASNLFPTSHNVLYMRGQIAELKGNMDEAKRWYEEALSINPTHVKTMQRLGLILHQLQRYSLSEKVLRDAVQVNSTAHDVWNSLGEVLQAQGNAAAATECFLTALELEASSPILPFTIIPRAL
- the ttc7b gene encoding tetratricopeptide repeat protein 7B isoform X1, which encodes MTARKSGSRLETEIERCRSESQWDKIPELVRQLSAKLISNDDLGELLLGECKLQTYLKENPIKQGASPRGQRPKLVEVRKHLTAALDRGNLKADYIQEASLLMAKLCYVEGEYRDALGHYSRVNLDDMQLVGAPVYRLSMIAEAYATKGLCLEKVPAASPSLSNKNTGSPSSNRSTTDNREQEIITCYEKSGDIALLYLQEAEKALSAGIQNRSPKPGPAAQDQELGYFLETGLQRAHVIHFKNGNLTHGVGRFREILRAVETRTTQNLRMTIARQLAEILLRGMCEQSYWSPLEDPPTVSPLDDPTRQGHTLSKNYSLSRRPRVYSGENLFCPQENTEEALLLLLISESMANRDAVLSRIPEHNNDRIISLQSASVVYDLLTIALGRRGQYEMLSECLERAMKFAFEEFHLWYQLALSLMAAGKSARAVKVLKECIRLKPDDPTIPLLAVKLCIGALHWLDEGEYFAKMVVDMGEKAAEFRAKGYLAIGLVYSLKATDASLRSTQEEYQRKALGAFQRAQSLSPTDHLAAFYLALQLAVSRQIPEALGYVRQALQLQGDDVHSLHLLALLLSAQKHYHDALNIIEMALSEYPENFNLLYTKVKLESMCRGPEEALLTCKHMLQIWKSFYNLTNPSDSGRGSSLLDRAIADRRQLNAMTLPDFSDPDTVSGSSSSHSGSEPVSPISPSTISTLSSPLSSPSSPVFILQPPPLPPPKKPPSFLPASPSSISPPPTKTRTHSFCNHVTLRQLSSSCGLQDANTLGFSSMFSVCSVHATSIAASRVEQALSEVASSLQSSAPKHGPLHPWMTLAQIWLHAAEVYISMSKPAEATACTQEASNLFPTSHNVLYMRGQIAELKGNMDEAKRWYEEALSINPTHVKTMQRLGLILHQLQRYSLSEKVLRDAVQVNSTAHDVWNSLGEVLQAQGNAAAATECFLTALELEASSPILPFTIIPRAL
- the ttc7b gene encoding tetratricopeptide repeat protein 7B isoform X3, which gives rise to MTARKSGSRLETEIERCRSESQWDKIPELVRQLSAKLISNDDLGELLLGECKLQTYLKENPIKQGASPRGQRPKLVEVRKHLTAALDRGNLKADYIQEASLLMAKLCYVEGEYRDALGHYSRVNLDDMQLVGAPVYRLSMIAEAYATKGLCLEKVPAASPSLSNKNTGSPSSNRSTTDNREQEIITCYEKSGDIALLYLQEAEKALSAGIQNRSPKPGPAAQDQELGYFLETGLQRAHVIHFKNGNLTHGVGRFREILRAVETRTTQNLRMTIARQLAEILLRGMCEQSYWSPLEDPPTVSPLDDPTRQGHTLSKNYSLSRRPRVYSGENLFCPQENTEEALLLLLISESMANRDAVLSRIPEHNNDRIISLQSASVVYDLLTIALGRRGQYEMLSECLERAMKFAFEEFHLWYQLALSLMAAGKSARAVKVLKECIRLKPDDPTIPLLAVKLCIGALHWLDEGEYFAKMVVDMGEKAAEFRAKGYLAIGLVYSLKATDASLRSTQEEYQRKALGAFQRAQSLSPTDHLAAFYLALQLAVSRQIPEALGYVRQALQLQGDDVHSLHLLALLLSAQKHYHDALNIIEMALSEYPENFNLLYTKVKLESMCRGPEEALLTCKHMLQIWKSFYNLTNPSDSGRGSSLLDRAIADRRQLNAMTLPDFSDPDTGSVHATSIAASRVEQALSEVASSLQSSAPKHGPLHPWMTLAQIWLHAAEVYISMSKPAEATACTQEASNLFPTSHNVLYMRGQIAELKGNMDEAKRWYEEALSINPTHVKTMQRLGLILHQLQRYSLSEKVLRDAVQVNSTAHDVWNSLGEVLQAQGNAAAATECFLTALELEASSPILPFTIIPRAL